The following proteins are co-located in the Maridesulfovibrio sp. genome:
- a CDS encoding RNA-binding protein translates to MSKNIYVGNLAWSTTEDEIRNAFEAYGEVASVKLIEDRETGRPRGFGFVEMRDDSAALSAIEALDGQDLGGRNLKVNEAKPRVERPRW, encoded by the coding sequence ATGTCCAAGAATATTTATGTCGGCAACCTCGCATGGTCCACCACTGAAGATGAAATTCGCAACGCTTTTGAAGCCTACGGTGAAGTTGCTTCTGTGAAACTGATCGAAGATCGCGAAACAGGGCGTCCTCGTGGCTTTGGTTTTGTCGAGATGCGCGACGATTCCGCAGCCCTGTCCGCCATTGAAGCACTCGATGGTCAGGATTTAGGTGGCCGTAACCTCAAGGTTAACGAAGCCAAGCCACGCGTTGAACGTCCGCGTTGGTAA
- a CDS encoding DEAD/DEAH box helicase: MTFTDFSFDRRINAGVKLCGYDTPTPIQRKAIPLVQNGHDVMGLAQTGTGKTAAFVLPIMQKLLTTTSSKSGPRVLVLAPTRELAIQIDESFTSLARQTDITSSIVIGGVGMQPQIKAFSTSNVIVACPGRLVRLIAKGAVDLKAVDTLVLDEADRMLDMGFLPDIERVIAKLPAKRQNLLFSATMPKSILALTKRILVNPKTVQINATSPVSSVEHVFYRTQNDRKIALLDGIISRSEHKSMLIFTKTKHKAKKLSRKLDDIGYSSAFLQGNMSQGQRERALNGFRCGRYSILVATDIVARGIDCDRITHVVNYDMPDSVETYTHRIGRTGRAGRSGHAISLVTSEDASQLQSIQKVMDVSIEQDAYSAHGTSRNNGAKARKPSAHSPVRKTVQRRKCKPLRA, translated from the coding sequence ATGACTTTTACAGATTTTTCGTTTGACCGTCGTATCAACGCCGGTGTCAAACTCTGTGGCTATGACACTCCTACCCCCATTCAACGCAAAGCCATTCCATTGGTTCAGAATGGGCATGATGTGATGGGATTGGCACAGACGGGCACTGGTAAGACTGCCGCATTCGTCCTGCCGATTATGCAGAAGCTTCTTACAACTACTTCCTCTAAATCAGGACCGCGTGTACTGGTCCTGGCTCCGACTCGTGAGTTGGCGATTCAGATTGATGAGAGCTTCACATCTCTTGCCCGACAAACAGACATTACCAGCAGCATCGTCATTGGCGGCGTCGGCATGCAGCCACAAATTAAGGCGTTTAGTACTTCGAATGTCATCGTTGCTTGCCCCGGGCGGCTTGTCAGACTCATCGCAAAAGGGGCCGTTGATCTTAAAGCTGTAGATACACTTGTCCTCGATGAAGCGGACAGAATGCTTGATATGGGTTTTCTGCCTGACATCGAACGGGTTATTGCTAAACTTCCGGCAAAGAGACAGAATCTGCTTTTTTCTGCGACCATGCCTAAATCCATTCTGGCTTTGACTAAGCGTATCCTTGTTAATCCCAAAACTGTTCAGATTAATGCCACTTCCCCTGTTTCTAGCGTCGAGCATGTCTTTTACAGGACGCAGAATGACAGAAAGATCGCATTATTGGATGGAATCATCTCCCGATCAGAGCACAAGAGCATGCTTATCTTTACCAAGACCAAGCATAAAGCCAAAAAACTGTCACGTAAGTTGGATGATATTGGGTATAGCTCCGCGTTCCTGCAAGGTAACATGAGTCAAGGACAGCGAGAAAGAGCTTTGAATGGCTTCCGCTGCGGTCGTTATTCGATTTTGGTAGCAACGGATATCGTTGCTCGCGGCATTGACTGTGATCGTATTACCCACGTCGTTAATTACGACATGCCTGACTCTGTTGAAACTTATACACACCGAATTGGCAGAACAGGCAGGGCAGGGCGTTCCGGCCACGCAATAAGCTTGGTTACATCGGAAGACGCATCACAGTTGCAATCCATTCAAAAGGTAATGGATGTATCGATTGAACAAGATGCCTATTCTGCTCACGGCACAAGCAGAAACAATGGTGCAAAAGCAAGAAAACCATCTGCACATTCTCCTGTGAGAAAAACTGTCCAGAGGCGTAAATGTAAGCCTTTGCGAGCATAG
- a CDS encoding DEAD/DEAH box helicase, which translates to MTNSYEWAFEHVGLSSVLTEMTFAHVAGTELGEISDKEVRTACFVASHLSTSPSITHRKKAQLFAALAYSQLPQSKQIQTVCYAIFARTGAMPAARHLHEVVGDKQQFIGGDLGLLSSEFYQTYLNYYTPLAGGTVVTEFQKDALHLLANEQRAIFSAPTSAGKSFVVHESLKLRLGQKGKFFALLIVPTKALISQFASLYRRFQKESDLEFPILTSIPDGLEVNGNKAVFVLTQERCIRLLSSDFATEIDFIFSDEIQSLEQTSRGALLEYILSELEMKSPSAQIFAAGPYIKNVRKLAGQIFIEQSKDLSTDMSPVSQILVQLAPVKEKKEIALTVLDDKAKEHDNTVFIPSERKLFSRWKANYRAVTDAVMLFGRYSSSIVYAHGPKTAQNWAKKYAELLNEEIDISDSLWELIDYLDESIHPQCSLIEGLKCGVAYHHSGLPDFVREEIEERFAERDIKTLFCTSTLLEGVNLPTEKIFLVSPKKASEDLSDFEFNNLIGRAGRLNEHLSGTIYCVHSPNDSDGVDENWVEKYRKRKGKYVQPAIENHLRNSFEEILSVINSGRVLTPEDDRGVELRPTITLLRSKFFADPEEAAKYLQRKNISESDKTTLIAALTGSMDGLDIAEELVVNNPYIDPFLQDKLFQLINDNPEAWKIRSKRGFSKDLKDTFKLLDEVFCIVEDINPRGNSKIYRDQLLRFSKKWLFGTSFKELVESAIPKKTRNSDQFGSKDVDDAIVKVTDFINKGVSYQMAKYYSLVSDILKVVLPEDEQSDYALIMGLSTMLELGCNDPKALALMTACVPRSTALRVAKDIPETDSPLSWLAVNQNNPVFQSLPSIHTKILKRTGVWV; encoded by the coding sequence ATGACAAATAGCTATGAATGGGCTTTTGAGCATGTTGGTTTGTCTTCTGTGTTGACAGAAATGACTTTTGCTCACGTTGCAGGGACTGAACTAGGCGAAATATCAGATAAAGAGGTCAGGACTGCTTGTTTTGTAGCAAGCCATCTCTCGACCAGCCCTTCAATAACCCATCGCAAAAAAGCACAGCTATTCGCTGCACTAGCTTATTCTCAGCTCCCTCAGTCAAAACAAATTCAAACTGTTTGCTACGCAATTTTCGCACGGACAGGTGCTATGCCCGCTGCTCGTCATTTACATGAAGTCGTCGGTGATAAACAACAATTTATCGGTGGGGACTTAGGCTTACTTTCCAGTGAATTTTATCAAACATACCTTAATTATTATACCCCATTAGCTGGCGGGACGGTTGTTACCGAGTTTCAAAAGGATGCTCTGCACTTGCTCGCAAATGAACAGCGTGCAATTTTTTCAGCACCCACCTCAGCTGGAAAATCGTTTGTTGTTCATGAAAGTTTGAAATTGCGGCTTGGTCAAAAAGGGAAATTTTTTGCCTTATTGATAGTGCCAACAAAAGCCCTGATTTCGCAGTTTGCTTCGCTGTATAGAAGATTTCAGAAAGAAAGCGATTTGGAGTTTCCTATTTTGACTTCGATTCCTGATGGACTTGAAGTTAATGGCAATAAAGCCGTTTTTGTTTTGACTCAAGAACGCTGTATTCGTCTGTTGTCATCGGATTTTGCAACTGAGATTGATTTCATCTTTTCTGATGAAATTCAGTCCTTAGAGCAGACTTCACGGGGGGCTCTTCTTGAATACATTTTAAGTGAATTAGAAATGAAGTCGCCATCAGCGCAAATTTTTGCTGCTGGTCCATATATTAAAAATGTTAGGAAGTTAGCAGGTCAGATTTTTATTGAACAATCGAAAGATTTGTCTACCGACATGTCTCCTGTTTCTCAGATATTAGTCCAATTAGCTCCAGTAAAGGAGAAGAAAGAAATAGCTCTCACTGTCCTTGATGATAAGGCAAAGGAGCATGACAATACTGTTTTCATACCTTCAGAGCGGAAGCTGTTTTCTCGCTGGAAAGCAAATTATAGGGCTGTAACTGATGCTGTTATGCTATTTGGTAGATACTCTTCTTCTATCGTTTACGCCCATGGCCCTAAAACAGCACAAAATTGGGCAAAAAAATATGCTGAATTGCTTAATGAAGAAATAGATATTTCCGATTCTCTTTGGGAATTAATCGATTATCTCGATGAATCAATACATCCCCAATGCTCTTTAATCGAGGGGCTAAAATGTGGAGTTGCCTATCATCATTCTGGGTTGCCCGATTTTGTAAGGGAAGAAATTGAAGAGAGGTTTGCTGAACGAGATATCAAAACATTGTTCTGCACATCAACTTTGCTTGAAGGGGTTAATCTACCGACGGAAAAAATATTTTTGGTCTCGCCCAAAAAAGCTTCTGAAGACTTAAGTGATTTTGAATTCAATAATCTGATCGGCAGAGCAGGTCGATTAAATGAGCATTTAAGTGGTACTATTTATTGTGTTCATTCTCCTAATGACTCAGATGGAGTGGATGAAAATTGGGTTGAAAAATATCGTAAAAGAAAAGGAAAGTATGTACAGCCTGCAATTGAAAATCATCTCAGAAATAGCTTCGAAGAAATTCTTTCTGTTATAAACTCTGGGCGGGTTTTAACCCCTGAAGATGATAGAGGCGTTGAGCTGCGACCAACAATTACCTTGTTGCGATCAAAATTTTTTGCCGACCCGGAAGAGGCTGCAAAATATTTGCAAAGGAAAAATATTTCGGAGAGTGACAAAACAACCTTAATTGCAGCCCTAACAGGTTCAATGGATGGACTTGATATTGCTGAGGAACTGGTTGTCAACAACCCTTACATAGATCCTTTTTTGCAGGATAAGCTATTTCAGTTGATAAATGATAATCCTGAGGCGTGGAAAATCCGTTCTAAAAGAGGGTTTTCAAAAGATCTCAAGGATACGTTTAAATTGCTTGATGAGGTCTTTTGTATAGTTGAAGACATTAATCCTCGTGGAAATAGCAAAATTTATCGGGATCAGCTGTTGAGATTTAGTAAAAAATGGTTGTTCGGTACTTCGTTTAAAGAGCTTGTTGAAAGTGCAATTCCTAAGAAAACTAGGAATAGTGACCAATTTGGATCTAAGGATGTTGACGATGCAATTGTTAAGGTCACAGATTTTATCAATAAAGGTGTTTCATATCAAATGGCTAAGTATTACAGCTTGGTAAGTGATATATTGAAGGTTGTTCTGCCAGAAGATGAGCAAAGTGATTACGCTCTAATTATGGGACTATCCACTATGCTGGAACTGGGGTGCAATGACCCTAAAGCTTTGGCTTTGATGACTGCATGCGTGCCTCGTAGTACCGCGTTACGGGTGGCGAAGGATATTCCTGAAACAGATTCACCTTTATCATGGTTAGCTGTTAATCAAAACAATCCTGTTTTCCAGTCTCTACCATCAATCCATACAAAGATATTAAAGCGGACAGGTGTTTGGGTATAG
- a CDS encoding DUF1837 domain-containing protein, which produces MALDWGELLTVENKDVESVFVNHEIHPVNNKLHCRGYTLPFTGTQQRTKKLMKLLSQQLEHYVFPEAEKDDYDWPDARDKFGDNDPESDGKLGEMLLYIMVEAFLQTPMIAYKLKDLSNPNDQVKGADGVFVGEYSGRKALLIGESKIHNSLTGAISSAIESLHRFHESEKAYDHEICICRKYPKERELSAELLQEALDILNDEVERIIVHPVFISYDYDSILKISTDAEDAKSAEFLLKDQIKKEVKRWQKLILKKKDKFPSAFKVYLDFFFLPVEDCLKLRNDFYRKLHGCEYKPPLKSKKR; this is translated from the coding sequence ATGGCATTGGATTGGGGAGAGTTGCTCACTGTTGAGAATAAAGATGTGGAAAGTGTTTTCGTTAACCATGAAATCCATCCTGTTAATAACAAGCTACACTGCCGTGGCTACACTTTGCCATTTACCGGAACTCAACAGCGCACAAAGAAGTTGATGAAGCTGCTTAGTCAACAGTTAGAGCATTATGTCTTTCCTGAGGCTGAAAAAGACGATTACGATTGGCCTGATGCACGTGATAAGTTTGGGGATAATGATCCTGAATCTGATGGCAAGCTTGGAGAGATGCTACTATACATAATGGTCGAAGCTTTTTTGCAAACGCCTATGATTGCGTATAAATTAAAAGACCTTTCTAATCCAAATGATCAAGTAAAAGGCGCAGATGGAGTTTTTGTTGGAGAATATTCAGGCAGAAAAGCACTTCTTATTGGAGAGTCAAAAATTCATAATTCCTTAACTGGCGCGATATCAAGTGCTATTGAATCACTCCATCGATTTCACGAAAGTGAGAAGGCTTATGATCATGAAATATGTATTTGCAGGAAATATCCAAAAGAAAGGGAACTGAGTGCAGAGCTTCTTCAAGAAGCGCTCGACATACTTAATGATGAGGTTGAGCGAATTATTGTTCACCCAGTATTTATCTCATATGACTATGATAGCATCCTGAAAATTTCCACTGATGCAGAGGATGCTAAATCTGCTGAATTTCTTCTTAAAGATCAGATAAAAAAAGAAGTTAAAAGGTGGCAGAAATTAATACTGAAGAAAAAAGATAAATTCCCTTCAGCTTTTAAAGTCTATCTGGATTTCTTTTTCCTTCCTGTGGAAGACTGCTTAAAGCTAAGAAATGATTTTTACAGGAAGCTTCATGGCTGTGAGTATAAACCTCCTTTGAAAAGTAAAAAGCGGTAA
- a CDS encoding DUF6573 family protein, producing the protein MSEDEFEVVYSYTRKQAIEDGVLVDVTEQAQETGFKVPVAITANLYHRYIEPPDGLEGEGQSTTGRLHDVLLLTFLAAKDRWDGSMVEIEPLFVMGEGPRFEKVKCWAVIGPGDSGEPVLTIMLPEDY; encoded by the coding sequence ATGTCAGAAGATGAATTCGAAGTGGTATACTCATACACCCGCAAGCAAGCTATCGAAGACGGTGTGCTGGTCGATGTAACTGAACAGGCCCAAGAAACGGGCTTCAAAGTTCCGGTGGCTATTACGGCGAACCTCTACCACCGCTACATCGAACCACCAGATGGACTGGAAGGCGAAGGTCAGTCGACCACAGGGCGGTTGCATGATGTGCTGCTTCTCACTTTTCTCGCAGCTAAGGACCGTTGGGACGGATCAATGGTAGAAATAGAACCACTATTCGTGATGGGGGAAGGGCCGAGGTTTGAGAAAGTGAAATGCTGGGCGGTGATCGGCCCCGGAGATTCAGGAGAACCAGTGCTGACGATCATGCTTCCTGAGGATTACTGA
- a CDS encoding helix-turn-helix transcriptional regulator — translation MDDISKQIGTRIRTLRKSRGLTQEQLGDAAGISDKYLSEVERGGSKVSVEVLNKVADGLKISLHDLLELDQNTRTRGEVVAGITDMLDGASDEQLLVLHRVVKAILL, via the coding sequence ATGGACGACATTTCAAAACAGATAGGCACGCGCATCAGAACATTGCGAAAGAGTCGTGGTCTGACCCAAGAACAGTTGGGGGATGCTGCCGGAATTAGCGATAAATATCTCAGTGAAGTTGAACGTGGGGGCAGCAAGGTTTCTGTTGAAGTTCTCAATAAGGTTGCTGACGGTCTGAAAATATCCCTGCATGACCTATTGGAACTGGATCAGAATACAAGGACTCGTGGCGAAGTTGTTGCTGGCATCACCGATATGCTCGATGGAGCTAGCGATGAGCAGTTGTTGGTCCTTCACCGTGTTGTTAAGGCGATCCTGTTGTAA
- a CDS encoding recombinase family protein yields the protein MTKVVAYMRVSTHKQDTENQELEILRYASSNDMNIDHWFKLEISSRKSLRDRRIDELMDMLASGDTLIVSELSRLGRSLSQIVAIVDELIERNVTFIAIKQNMILDGKNDMTAKIQIAMFGVLAEIERDLISDRTRSGLARAKANGKTLGRPKSSQSSILDEKKNEIAEMLEKGISKASVAKVMGVSGPALHYFLKTRQIAR from the coding sequence ATGACCAAAGTAGTTGCCTATATGCGCGTCAGCACTCACAAGCAGGACACCGAGAATCAGGAACTGGAAATTCTTAGATATGCCAGCAGCAACGACATGAATATCGACCACTGGTTCAAGTTGGAAATATCTTCTCGGAAGTCCTTGAGGGACCGCCGCATCGATGAGTTGATGGATATGTTGGCATCTGGCGATACCTTAATCGTGTCGGAGCTTTCTCGACTCGGTAGGTCTCTTTCCCAGATTGTGGCTATCGTGGATGAACTGATAGAAAGGAATGTGACGTTCATTGCTATCAAGCAAAACATGATCCTTGATGGCAAAAACGATATGACTGCCAAAATCCAGATTGCTATGTTCGGTGTACTCGCTGAAATCGAAAGAGACCTTATCAGTGACCGTACTCGTTCTGGTCTGGCTCGTGCAAAGGCTAACGGCAAAACGCTTGGTCGTCCGAAAAGTTCTCAGTCTTCAATATTGGATGAAAAAAAGAATGAAATAGCAGAGATGTTGGAGAAAGGAATTTCAAAGGCCTCCGTAGCCAAGGTCATGGGGGTGTCAGGCCCTGCCCTTCATTATTTTTTGAAAACTCGACAAATTGCGCGATAA
- a CDS encoding tyrosine-type recombinase/integrase, whose amino-acid sequence MSVHRRPETGSWFVKYRDEFGKQRTQTFGKTTQDKRNAEAFDLEVKLKKKIGANINPHHDDMYLDELTQLYIDQKKCEGKAGRWLKDFAFIMNDHILPELGTVPVNRLTQKKIVRFMMSRYADNSPTTRNRYMSYLKIIFNFGVDQGYTEQNPLQKWKKAKEKPRQSTLSVDELKLIIKHATQHVAWAIEIAFNLGVRTGESELLSLQWKWVDWENKQVRVFATKTNTWRTIPVTDRFLSKLRKYRKNATTPYLVEYNGRPIKSIRKGFRNACKRAGLPDSIITYDIRHLHATSALNNGADLASVSAILGHASTKMTADQYYHVQKNEKIRAVNLLPQL is encoded by the coding sequence ATGAGTGTACATAGAAGACCTGAAACTGGATCATGGTTTGTCAAATACAGAGATGAATTCGGAAAACAGAGAACCCAAACCTTTGGCAAAACAACTCAAGACAAACGAAATGCGGAAGCATTCGACCTTGAGGTCAAGCTGAAGAAGAAAATCGGCGCAAACATCAATCCTCATCACGATGACATGTACCTTGATGAGCTGACTCAATTATACATTGATCAGAAGAAGTGTGAGGGCAAAGCAGGACGTTGGCTCAAAGACTTCGCCTTCATCATGAACGACCACATACTCCCTGAACTGGGAACTGTACCTGTGAACAGACTCACGCAGAAAAAAATTGTGAGATTCATGATGTCACGCTACGCCGACAACTCCCCTACTACTCGTAATCGCTACATGTCTTACTTGAAGATCATCTTCAACTTCGGAGTAGACCAAGGATACACCGAACAGAATCCATTACAAAAATGGAAGAAGGCTAAGGAAAAACCCAGACAATCCACGCTATCGGTAGATGAGCTCAAATTAATCATAAAACATGCCACACAGCATGTAGCGTGGGCTATCGAGATTGCTTTTAATCTTGGGGTCCGCACTGGAGAAAGTGAGCTACTCTCTTTGCAATGGAAATGGGTAGACTGGGAAAATAAACAAGTGCGAGTTTTCGCCACAAAAACAAACACATGGAGGACAATACCTGTAACCGATAGATTCCTTAGCAAACTAAGAAAATATCGGAAAAACGCGACCACACCGTACTTGGTCGAGTATAATGGTAGGCCGATCAAAAGCATACGCAAAGGATTTAGAAATGCATGCAAAAGAGCAGGCTTGCCCGACAGCATTATAACGTATGATATTAGACACTTACATGCAACCTCAGCACTTAATAACGGGGCAGATTTAGCATCTGTGTCAGCGATACTAGGCCATGCCTCAACGAAGATGACCGCTGACCAGTACTATCATGTCCAGAAAAATGAAAAAATACGTGCTGTAAACTTATTACCTCAACTGTAG
- a CDS encoding Crp/Fnr family transcriptional regulator gives MREDRYNFSESSKENFLIEGMNSCWSEVTHLASLQSFSKGQVVDQADDGMYLMKEGCISYSVYLRGGERRILYFVGRDSLFNEAGSMIKLKGRVSFEFLADTQVYVFPPNLFMDVDFVRTYPELSINLSQYIIFKRIYLSHFVANLSNNKPITRVAELLLQLHENNAGIYLSHLDISSFLGIHLMTISRALAELRKENIIGKITKNKFEIFSPERLAEYADW, from the coding sequence ATGAGAGAAGACCGTTATAATTTTTCAGAAAGTTCAAAGGAAAATTTCCTGATAGAGGGGATGAACTCCTGCTGGTCAGAGGTAACTCATTTGGCAAGCTTGCAGTCGTTTTCCAAAGGGCAGGTAGTTGATCAGGCCGATGATGGAATGTATCTGATGAAGGAAGGGTGTATCAGCTACAGTGTCTATTTACGTGGCGGTGAAAGGCGTATCTTGTATTTTGTGGGGCGGGATTCCCTGTTCAATGAGGCCGGGAGTATGATCAAACTGAAAGGGCGTGTCTCATTCGAATTTCTTGCGGACACCCAAGTGTATGTTTTCCCCCCAAATCTCTTTATGGATGTGGATTTTGTCCGGACATATCCGGAATTAAGCATTAACCTCTCGCAATATATAATTTTCAAGAGGATATATCTCAGCCACTTTGTTGCCAACCTATCCAATAACAAACCGATTACGCGGGTGGCTGAGCTCCTTTTGCAGTTACATGAGAACAATGCTGGGATTTATTTGAGTCATTTGGATATCAGTAGTTTTCTAGGAATTCATCTGATGACGATTTCTAGGGCTTTGGCTGAGCTTCGCAAAGAGAATATTATCGGTAAGATAACCAAGAATAAGTTTGAAATATTTTCCCCTGAGCGGTTAGCTGAGTATGCGGATTGGTAA
- a CDS encoding NapC/NirT family cytochrome c, with translation MTQTNSPKNKNRILVLGILTGFVLATGAMLASGYMIAATNKDTFCVSCHAMKPFRSAWKNSKHGMRNAKGLAAQCTDCHLPHDGLINYVTTKAYTGARDIINNLIIDPYEYDWVRRAEARREFTYDSSCRACHQNLTPQGMRTAGILAHREYLLGDLDKRCVDCHKHVGHKNLKTEVRNYFGG, from the coding sequence ATGACACAGACCAACTCACCGAAAAATAAAAATCGAATTCTGGTTTTAGGGATTCTAACCGGGTTTGTTCTAGCAACAGGCGCAATGCTCGCTTCAGGGTACATGATTGCAGCGACGAACAAAGATACTTTCTGTGTAAGTTGCCATGCCATGAAACCTTTTCGCAGTGCCTGGAAAAACTCCAAACACGGCATGCGTAATGCTAAAGGACTGGCCGCACAGTGTACGGATTGCCACCTGCCCCATGACGGTTTGATCAACTATGTCACTACCAAGGCATACACCGGCGCGCGGGACATCATTAACAACCTGATCATCGACCCATACGAATATGATTGGGTGAGGCGTGCCGAGGCCAGAAGGGAATTTACTTATGATTCCTCCTGTCGGGCTTGTCATCAAAACCTCACCCCGCAAGGCATGCGTACGGCAGGCATTCTCGCTCACAGAGAATATCTGCTGGGCGATCTGGATAAACGTTGCGTGGATTGCCACAAGCACGTTGGCCACAAAAACCTCAAAACAGAAGTCCGTAATTACTTTGGAGGATAA
- a CDS encoding multiheme c-type cytochrome, whose protein sequence is MKTLRITLLILSTFSFIMIGTAHAEQTQTDGLKLQHKALVVNRGYTEEAKNCIECHSQKTPGIVENWKNGKMGHASISCYDCHVVEKDSPMASQCEGLRGTDIYTSPMVSSSTCGRCHPREVEQFLKSSHAELSNKIINDTPWTKRLIYYEEGAQSLGVKPGSATNIVPRNSCQACHGANVELGPDNKPINMTWPGGHSTRYPDGSLGNCGTCHTRHEFSVAEARKPEACGSCHLGPDHPQIEIYEASKHGQLFSVHGEEWNFEAAPETWEPGDYDAPTCAVCHMSGIGELSTTHNINERLTWNLWAPRTEKRTGERGDGLKGDKEMRKACKGCHSSLHSNVAFEIRDETINLYNVYWDKTAEMNKELAEKNLLGKDPLSDGFLQLKQYLYMYAGRRARQGAAMAGADMAQLQGLYTIVKVFKDLEAIYNYRIKNNKIEELSTVMNGGDI, encoded by the coding sequence ATGAAAACTTTAAGGATAACCCTATTAATACTGAGCACCTTCAGTTTTATTATGATCGGAACGGCTCATGCTGAGCAAACACAGACCGATGGCCTTAAACTTCAACACAAAGCGCTCGTCGTGAACAGGGGATACACGGAAGAAGCAAAAAACTGCATTGAATGCCACTCTCAAAAAACTCCCGGAATTGTCGAGAACTGGAAGAACGGCAAAATGGGACATGCCTCCATTTCCTGCTATGATTGTCATGTGGTGGAAAAGGACTCACCCATGGCCTCCCAGTGCGAAGGATTGCGTGGTACGGATATTTATACATCCCCCATGGTCTCATCGTCCACCTGTGGTCGCTGCCATCCCCGTGAAGTGGAACAGTTTCTAAAATCATCACATGCAGAACTATCCAATAAAATCATTAATGATACCCCCTGGACCAAACGTCTCATATATTACGAAGAAGGAGCGCAGTCATTGGGGGTGAAGCCGGGGTCAGCAACTAATATCGTCCCCCGCAATTCATGTCAGGCATGTCATGGAGCAAATGTAGAACTGGGTCCAGACAACAAGCCTATCAACATGACCTGGCCGGGAGGTCACAGCACCCGCTACCCGGATGGTTCGCTTGGCAACTGCGGGACCTGTCATACCCGCCACGAATTTTCTGTAGCAGAGGCCCGTAAACCTGAAGCATGTGGAAGCTGTCATCTGGGACCGGATCATCCTCAGATCGAAATATACGAGGCCTCCAAGCACGGACAGCTCTTCAGCGTACACGGCGAAGAATGGAACTTTGAGGCAGCCCCGGAAACCTGGGAACCCGGCGATTACGATGCTCCCACATGCGCGGTCTGTCATATGAGCGGAATCGGTGAACTTTCCACCACCCATAACATAAATGAACGTCTTACTTGGAATCTCTGGGCTCCACGCACAGAAAAACGCACAGGTGAACGTGGAGACGGACTAAAGGGCGACAAGGAGATGAGAAAGGCTTGCAAAGGTTGTCACAGCTCTCTTCATTCAAACGTAGCTTTTGAAATTCGGGACGAAACAATCAATCTTTACAATGTATATTGGGATAAAACTGCCGAAATGAATAAAGAACTTGCTGAGAAAAATCTCTTAGGGAAAGACCCTCTTAGTGATGGATTCCTGCAGCTTAAGCAGTATCTGTACATGTATGCCGGCAGACGGGCCCGACAAGGTGCGGCTATGGCTGGAGCAGACATGGCTCAACTGCAGGGGCTCTACACCATAGTGAAGGTATTTAAAGACCTTGAGGCAATATACAATTACCGGATCAAGAATAACAAAATAGAAGAATTATCAACCGTAATGAATGGCGGTGATATCTAA
- a CDS encoding VOC family protein, which translates to MFKRIDHVEIVPTDAERTINFYVDIIGFKIQSRNEINMPPMKEVIYLKLGDTVIEIMSIDNPEPKSEAPWKVGYRALALEVEDMSKAVAYMESKKIPITWGPADLGEVLRAEIQDPDGLIIELRQWKKQSTQSLT; encoded by the coding sequence ATGTTTAAAAGAATTGATCATGTAGAAATAGTGCCGACAGATGCAGAAAGAACTATTAACTTCTATGTCGATATCATCGGATTTAAGATTCAGAGTCGAAATGAAATAAATATGCCGCCAATGAAAGAAGTTATCTATCTTAAATTGGGCGATACGGTCATCGAAATCATGTCGATAGACAACCCGGAGCCAAAGTCGGAAGCTCCGTGGAAAGTCGGCTACCGAGCACTGGCCTTAGAGGTTGAGGATATGTCCAAGGCCGTCGCCTATATGGAAAGCAAAAAGATTCCTATCACATGGGGGCCCGCTGATCTGGGTGAAGTCTTACGCGCTGAGATTCAAGATCCTGATGGCCTAATCATTGAACTCCGTCAGTGGAAGAAACAAAGCACCCAGTCTTTGACATAG
- a CDS encoding transposase has protein sequence MSNRKYSEEFKKSAVKLVTELGYSYNEAAEQLGCSS, from the coding sequence ATGAGTAACCGAAAGTATTCAGAAGAATTTAAGAAGTCTGCCGTTAAGCTGGTCACCGAACTTGGATATTCATACAACGAAGCTGCGGAGCAGCTTGGATGCAGTTCATGA